In Cydia amplana chromosome 13, ilCydAmpl1.1, whole genome shotgun sequence, the genomic stretch GCTAGAATCGGCTTCAGTTCTACTTCTTCGCAGGTCCCAACAAGACTCATTTCCTGACGAGTATGAGCTTCTTAAAACAGGAAAACCATTGCCAAAGAAAAGCCGGCTTAGTTCGCTATCGCCATTTTTTGATTCAGGGCTTATTAGAGTCGGGGGTCGACTGGTTAACTCATATTATGACTATGGCACAAAGCATCCTATAGTCATCTGTAGTAAGCATCATCTCGCAAGGTTGCTTTTTAAAATGTTCCACTTACGTCTACTTCACGCGCCTCCTCAATTACTTCTAGCGACTATAAAACTTAACTACTGGCCGCTCGGAGGAAGAAACTTAGCAAAACAGGTTGTCCATACTTGTCTCAAATGTGTTCGATTGAAAGGTGAAACAGTGCAACCAATAATGGGTAACTTGCCGAAAGAAAGGTTGCACCTTGAATATCCGTTCCTTGAAACAGGCACCGATTACGCCGGTCCAATTCTTATAGCTGACCGCAAAGGTAGAGGGTGTAGGCTCGTAAAGGCCTATATTTGCATATTTGTGTGTTTAGCATCCAAGGCACTTCATTTGGAGCTTGTTTCGGATTTGACCAAGGAAGCTTTTATGGCAGCTCTTAACCGATTTATTGGTCGTCGTGGCAAGCCAAGGGTAATCTTCTCAGATAATGGCACGACCTTTGTTGGTACCTTCAATGAGCTCTCAAATCTCTTAAAACAAGACTTTGCGGCAGATATGGCCGACGCGCAAATCAATTTCTCCTTCATCCCAGCATACACACCTCACTTTGGAGGAATCTGGGAGTCTGCCGTGAAGTCCGTAAAGTACCACCTGCGACGAACCCTAGGTCTTACACATCTCACCTATGAATTATTGGCTACGTGCTTAGTAAAGATCGAAGCGATTTTAAACTCACGTCCTCTTACGCCACTTTCTAATGATCCATCTGATCTATCCTTTTTAAGTCCATCTCACTTCTTAATTGGAAGGCCTCTCACGTCTTTGCCTTACCCTCAGCTCACCAACCTAAAGATTACCTCACTTCAAAGGTACCAGCGCATCGAGTTCCTTAAACAGCACTTCTGGAACAGGTTCTCCACTGAGTATATTTCTGGCCTGCAACAGAGAACCAAATGGCAGAGCTCAAGGGGCAAACTCGACGTCGGAACCATGGTAGTAATCAAGGACAAGAATCTACCGCCGCTTATGTGGCTGCTCGGCCGCATTGTCCAAGTACTGCCTGGCAGAGATGGCATCGCAAGAGTAGCCGACATAAAGACGAAAAAGGGAGTCATTCGTCGGGCCTTCAACACAATTTGTCCTCTACCCATCCAAGATCTTGAAGACCCAAGCTCTTCAATGCCGGGAGTATATGTTGGTAACAATACCGCCGCCGCATCAAACTGACTCCACAGCAACagcgatgacgtcacgtcacCGGACCGGTTAGCCGGCGACAGGCCCGGGGACCGGTCCGCGGGGGGACGGGCAGAATCGAAATAACGGCTCGCGGAACGCACACATATCGCGTCGCGtccaaattaattataaataataagaatatctTTGTAACTAccagtaattaaaaatagtgtttACAGTCCGCTATCGTTTTATTCAGCAGTCTAGATCTCCTGGATTCATCTAAATACTACGAACTAGGCACTAGACGCAacaggtacctacttgttattATTATCATAATTGCTAAGATGCTTGTGAGAAGATTTATAAAACTAGGTAGGTAAGTCTTTCTTGATTGATCCATCGTTCTAACCGAACAAATGAGCTGGAACAAATAGATAAAGCAGTATTTAAAACGAGCGACGACGTGACTAGTGAATTGAAAAAATTTCGGTTCAGTAACGACATCGACcgagtgtacctacctaataaatctACTATAATTTTTCACCTTTGGCATTTTTGGGTCTAAATTCTTTCAGTTGCCTCGTTTCAGACCATTCTGTCACGGTATTATTTGTGtcttttaacaaataaaaaactcGAGTGCTAGAGTATTATTTAGATTCAGATTTCTTTATTTGATGATAATATGTACGTGCGGTGCGCAACAATGTGCGGTGACTGTGAGTCGTCTTAATTAGCCCATCTTTTCAGGTAAAATCATCGGATGGTTCTCTCCTACTTTAGCCGGATTATTGGTACTGCTTTGTGTCATTTTTTCGCTGCGCATCGGTACGTAGTCGCTGGTCAGAATTTTCTCTAGCCTTTCTGACTTGGCGGCTATCGGCTTGAAGAATAATGCGACCCGTCCGCATTCTCATAGGTAATCGGCAACCCTCCCAACTATCTGTCGAAGAATGTTGTCCCGTAGATCCCTTCATGTGTATTTTGTAGGGAAGTTCCAGCTCGCTCAGTTGCCCTTTGAGTGACTTTGAGCTTTtcattttgtttgttgtttaataaaagttggttagtttgaggaggctatacctacagtttaatttattgctcctgttacaggaaacaccctgtatatgtttcCTCTTATAACGGAAAGAGGAATGCGAAAAACTTACGAGTATCATATTAGTAGGAGGTTATGATAGGGAAAAGATGAAATATGCTCTTGTAATAAAATGAATCGTATATTTTTACTTGGAACATGTTTCGCGGAATCTTGCGTCCAGCATAATTTATGATCGGCACATTAACATTAAGGCGAAATAGGTTGAGACGAGTTTCATGGGAAGGTAAAATGAGGCTTATAattttttcatttcaaaaaaGTGCAAAACATGAAATTATGTTTTCTTTTCGTGTTGCTTTAAGATAACTTATTCAATTCTATGGGACTTGATACACGTTTCAATGATATTGCTTCAATAGAAAAAACGTAAAGTTAGCTCTGATAACTCACCAAGCCATTCGATTGCATAACAATCGTGTAACCTTGGAAAATCCTGGCAGTCGATACTGGCATAGGCAATGTTCCAAAACTATCTAGGGCAATGACGTCAGACTCAGAGCCTATCTGACGTCACTGTCTTTACCTCGAAATTCAGTCACGAATTGGTAAAAAGCTATGGTAGCTATTTTAAAAGACTTTCTTTAGACTCGTTCGTGTAAGTTTATTTCTATACTGTTTTTGGTTAATTTTCGCAAATAAGTATATGACCgcaatagttatttattattatactcgTAAATATTCATTTTTCTCATAAGAAAGCTGAGGACACTATTTTTGTGTGAAGCAACTTGGAAGCAAAGCCTGCGCTGTGGATTGatattgggcccgattcggattttataatagacatctattagacatcgccaagatacgataacgatatgtttaagatctaacctgtcaaatttgacatttccgcgattctggagatactcttcaacgatttccacaagatattacttagagatctaattcacatctaatagatatttaacacgatctatagtaaaagtgacattggttgcccgaattgcgctgcaaaagagaactagttgaaatctaaactataacgtatctagaatggatctagtacgtgtcgtctcttgtgaatatcttgaagttcgaatacggcagattgtattttattgggattattttatacgtaaaaaaagaattttgtttgttaatttttcatgtaactacaaaaaaaaaatagttattacgGGCTAATCATTGTTAAACAACGATAACAAATTTAGTATGTAACCTAACCttctataaaaaaccggccaagtgcgagtcggactcgcgcacggagggttccgcaccatcaacaaaaacaagcaaaaaaacggtcacccatccaagtactgaccccgcccgacgttgcttaacttcggtcaaaaatcacgtttgttgtatgggagccacataaatctttattttattctgtttttagtatttgttgttatagcggcaacagaaatacatcatctgtgaaaatttcaactgtctagctatcacggttcgtgagatacagcctggtgacagacggacggacggacggacggacggacggacagcggagtcttag encodes the following:
- the LOC134653703 gene encoding uncharacterized protein LOC134653703, producing the protein MVNASCSSGLTTKRLPPLGSWWTGTAAIAPRRFNPRYQRIEFLKQHFWNRFSTEYISGLQQRTKWQSSRGKLDVGTMVVIKDKNLPPLMWLLGRIVQVLPGRDGIARVADIKTKKGVIRRAFNTICPLPIQDLEDPSSSMPGVYVGNNTAAASN